A genomic stretch from Thermodesulfovibrionales bacterium includes:
- a CDS encoding DUF370 domain-containing protein encodes MKRDLSPILVNIGFGNVVSAARVVAIITPGSSPMKRLRDEAKKRGKLLDATEGRRTRSIIVTDSDHIILSALQTETITQRFHDFRGADGMPKDLRFSEHRDRVDDQEEER; translated from the coding sequence ATGAAAAGAGACTTAAGTCCGATACTAGTGAACATAGGTTTCGGCAACGTCGTTTCTGCTGCAAGGGTGGTCGCGATAATAACGCCCGGTTCATCACCTATGAAACGCTTGAGGGACGAGGCGAAGAAACGGGGAAAACTGCTGGACGCTACGGAAGGACGGAGGACGCGGTCGATCATCGTTACCGACAGCGACCATATCATCCTCAGCGCCCTCCAGACAGAGACGATAACCCAACGGTTCCATGACTTCAGGGGCGCCGACGGGATGCCGAAGGACCTGAGATTTTCCGAACACCGGGATCGGGTTGATGATCAGGAAGAAGAGCGGTAA